Proteins from a single region of Verrucomicrobiia bacterium:
- a CDS encoding PorV/PorQ family protein — protein sequence MKPGIFALFSLAILPAAVSAQDGGYAGSELRIGLGARAVALGEAFAAVADDGSSPFFNPGGAAWIEKRMFSASYRVLEFDRKQGYLSLIFPLRREAGIGFFWVHSSIGDIMGRDDIGQPIGELSDHQNLFGFNFSKRFTKRFSLGANIEYLQKVVAGVSAYSLSFDLGTQYRFKDIQMGSTTIPLGGLKVGGAVENIFARLQFNSNKYYGQFGSPGNTTTDTLPLNFRAGASYLWRERLLVALDVEKNSKQKAFFHAGGEYTFRKILAVRTGYSHGQLSFGAGIRQPISPKQAVRLDYAFKASAISERGDHLFSLQFEF from the coding sequence ATGAAGCCGGGCATTTTCGCTTTGTTTTCGCTTGCGATATTGCCGGCCGCCGTATCGGCCCAGGACGGAGGGTATGCCGGGTCGGAACTGCGGATCGGGTTGGGGGCGCGGGCGGTCGCCTTGGGGGAGGCGTTTGCGGCCGTCGCGGACGACGGGTCGTCCCCCTTTTTCAACCCGGGGGGGGCGGCCTGGATAGAGAAGCGGATGTTTTCCGCCAGCTACCGGGTTTTGGAGTTCGACCGGAAACAGGGGTATCTATCGCTCATCTTTCCCCTACGCCGAGAGGCGGGAATCGGGTTTTTCTGGGTGCATTCCTCCATCGGGGATATTATGGGGCGGGACGACATCGGCCAACCGATCGGGGAGCTCTCCGACCACCAAAACCTGTTCGGGTTCAATTTTTCCAAGCGGTTTACCAAGCGGTTTTCGCTGGGGGCGAACATCGAATATTTGCAAAAAGTGGTGGCGGGGGTTTCGGCCTACTCGCTGTCGTTTGATTTGGGGACGCAGTACCGCTTCAAGGACATCCAGATGGGGAGCACCACCATCCCCCTGGGGGGGCTGAAGGTCGGCGGGGCGGTGGAGAACATTTTTGCCCGGCTGCAGTTCAACTCCAACAAATACTACGGGCAGTTCGGCAGCCCGGGGAACACCACCACGGACACGCTCCCCTTGAATTTTCGGGCCGGGGCTTCCTATCTTTGGCGGGAGCGGCTTTTGGTCGCTTTGGACGTGGAGAAAAACAGCAAGCAGAAGGCGTTTTTCCACGCCGGGGGGGAGTACACCTTCCGAAAAATTCTGGCCGTGCGGACGGGGTACAGCCACGGGCAACTTTCCTTCGGCGCCGGCATCCGCCAACCAATCAGCCCCAAGCAGGCGGTGCGGCTGGATTACGCTTTCAAGGCCTCGGCGATTTCCGAGCGGGGGGACCACCTTTTCAGTTTGCAATTTGAGTTTTGA
- a CDS encoding PorV/PorQ family protein, translating to MTKAASPVAFTFLSVSPSARGASLGEAMTAVGGDVSSAFWNPALLLSTKGSTFSAQENFFIQGTDHTYLSFGIKQPKWGVGASLNFRHIGDLELRQSPSSQPLGTFSENEAALSASFAYAATPSFSAGVSGKILYQKLEAYDNFGSGMDLGVFYRMNGRLAFGASILNVGPDFTLVSEPSRLPLSFRTGGSFVWREFLFASDILFPRGDGAKTGWGVERSIRNLTLRAGYQTGHDEKNFSAGLGIAYRNFRLDYAFVPYQSDLGSAHRFGIVGEL from the coding sequence TTGACCAAGGCCGCCTCACCGGTGGCCTTTACTTTTTTGAGCGTTTCCCCCTCCGCACGGGGGGCTTCGCTCGGCGAGGCGATGACGGCGGTCGGGGGGGATGTTTCCTCCGCTTTCTGGAACCCGGCTTTGCTTTTGAGCACCAAGGGGAGCACGTTTTCGGCGCAGGAGAATTTTTTCATCCAGGGAACCGACCACACGTACCTTTCCTTCGGTATCAAGCAGCCGAAATGGGGGGTGGGAGCTTCCCTCAATTTCCGGCACATCGGGGATTTGGAACTGCGGCAGAGCCCCAGCTCGCAGCCGCTCGGCACTTTTTCGGAAAACGAGGCGGCGCTTTCCGCTTCCTTCGCCTATGCCGCGACCCCTTCGTTTTCCGCCGGGGTTTCCGGCAAGATTTTGTATCAAAAACTGGAGGCGTACGACAATTTCGGCTCGGGGATGGATTTGGGGGTTTTTTACCGGATGAACGGGCGGCTGGCTTTCGGCGCTTCGATTCTGAATGTCGGGCCGGATTTTACGCTGGTTTCCGAGCCGTCCCGGCTGCCGCTTTCGTTTCGAACCGGGGGGAGCTTTGTCTGGCGGGAGTTTCTTTTTGCCTCCGACATTCTTTTTCCGCGGGGGGACGGGGCGAAAACGGGGTGGGGGGTGGAGCGGAGCATCCGCAACCTGACTTTGCGGGCCGGGTATCAAACCGGCCATGACGAGAAAAACTTTTCGGCCGGGCTGGGAATTGCGTACCGGAACTTTCGGCTGGATTACGCCTTTGTGCCGTATCAGTCGGATTTGGGGTCGGCCCACCGGTTCGGAATCGTGGGGGAGTTATGA